From Solibacillus isronensis, the proteins below share one genomic window:
- a CDS encoding flagellar protein FlaG has protein sequence MRIDGTSISMPNMTQQSGEGQPPRPAQTDIITKQIQPTEEKIDTKEKLEQAIDSLNEFFTINNSELKFVFHEGLDTYYAQLVNSETDEIIREIPSKKVLDVFYEMQKLVGMIVDKKI, from the coding sequence ATGCGAATTGACGGAACGAGTATTTCAATGCCTAACATGACACAACAGTCGGGGGAAGGACAACCACCGCGTCCTGCACAGACGGATATCATTACCAAACAAATTCAACCAACAGAAGAGAAAATAGATACGAAAGAAAAACTGGAACAGGCAATCGATTCTTTGAATGAGTTTTTTACAATTAATAATAGTGAATTGAAGTTTGTATTCCATGAAGGACTGGATACGTATTATGCACAGCTAGTAAATTCGGAAACCGATGAGATTATTCGGGAAATTCCCTCTAAAAAAGTGCTGGATGTGTTTTATGAAATGCAAAAGCTCGTAGGAATGATAGTCGATAAAAAAATTTAG